The following coding sequences are from one Oncorhynchus kisutch isolate 150728-3 linkage group LG23, Okis_V2, whole genome shotgun sequence window:
- the LOC109868341 gene encoding E3 ubiquitin-protein ligase TRIM32, which produces MRGGGGGGCQFVKNMGCKGNLPGMFNLPVSICITPQGEVLVADQGNYRIQIFSRKGFQRDIHRNPSSIDLPNLIPLSIAITPQGLIGVTDNYDNSVKVYTIDGHCVACHKNQLIKPWGIAAMPTGQFVVSGVEGGKLWCLAVDRKVGVANYNRLCSEVRPKFVTCDASGTIYFTQGLGLNIQNRHNEHHLEGGFSICSVGTDDQLGKHLSHFFSETEDFRCIMGMCIDANGDLLVTDSGRKEILQFPQRGRL; this is translated from the coding sequence atgagggggggggggggggggggctgccagtTTGTAAAGAATATGGGTTGCAAGGGCAACCTGCCGGGGATGTTCAACCTACCGGTTAGCATCTGCATCACCCCGCAGGGCGAAGTCCTAGTGGCCGACCAGGGGAACTACCGCATCCAGATCTTCAGCCGCAAGGGCTTCCAGAGGGACATCCATCGCAACCCCAGCAGCATCGACCTGCCCAACCTCATCCCACTGTCCATCGCCATCACTCCGCAGGGCCTTATTGGGGTCACTGACAACTACGACAACTCAGTCAAGGTGTACACCATTGATGGCCACTGCGTGGCCTGCCACAAGAACCAGCTAATAAAGCCCTGGGGCATTGCAGCCATGCCCACGGGTCAGTTCGTGGTCTCGGGCGTGGAGGGCGGCAAGCTCTGGTGCCTGGCCGTGGACCGCAAAGTGGGCGTAGCCAACTACAACCGTCTGTGCTCGGAAGTGCGGCCCAAGTTTGTGACGTGCGACGCATCGGGCACCATCTACTTCACCCAAGGATTGGGCCTGAACATTCAGAACCGCCATAATGAGCACCACCTGGAGGGGGGCTTCTCCATCTGCTCGGTGGGGACGGACGACCAGCTGGGCAAGCATCTCAGCCACTTCTTCTCGGAGACAGAGGACTTCCGTTGCATCATGGGAATGTGCATAGATGCCAACGGGGACCTGCTGGTGACGGACAGTGGCAGGAAGGAGATCCTGCAGTTCCCCCAAAGAGGGCGGCTTTAA